In Haematobia irritans isolate KBUSLIRL chromosome 1, ASM5000362v1, whole genome shotgun sequence, a genomic segment contains:
- the Pxd gene encoding peroxidase, which yields MIWRYGINVLLLLIGQALSIKVSNTAYHILHNEHAVDAFPHHRYHYGGAAFPTGPIALPLVSNAVTAFAATSPAPANPLLSLSVGNPYGAHFPQPGRAVCAAPPAACDKTTYRSLDGSCNHMDRTQLGMANTRYARLLPPRYGDGVSSPTESVTGQELPSARLVSTMVFGEMDAPDPQFTLMNMQWGQMVTHDMSMQAGGTQSKKHPTRCCTDEGRLVGTDTAHKTCFAILIPPHDPAFSQVGVECMNFVRTLTDIDAMCPDNAGGPAQQLSAVTAYMDLSLVYGNSIQQNSQIRAFSGGRMIVEQRNGADWLPASQNATGDCDLVEQNEICYAAGDIRVNQNPGLTILHTILIKEHNRIADHLAALNPHFDDRTLFQEARKINIAQFQHITYYEWLPIFLGMENMLKNRLIYSVPVNAPVNDFDPSIDPSVINSHATAAFRYFHSQIEGRLDLLSELRSVEGSLRLSDWFNRPGIIEAGDNFDSLTRGHATQPEELTDINFDREIKHFLFRRNMPFGMDLRAIDIQRNRDHGLASYNDFREFCGLRRAQRWEDYADLIDAQVIENLRSLYPSHEDVELTVGGSLESHVAGSLAGPTFLCILTEQFYRTRVGDRFFFENGEKYVGFTPDQLVELRKASIARLLCDNGIKIQSMQPKAFLRVSQSNAVVSCSDIPQVDLTKWIDKKPLLQYGK from the exons ATGATTTGGAGATACGGAATAAATGTGCTTTTGTTGTTGATTGGACAGGCTCTTAGTATAAAGGTTTCCAACACTGCATACCATATACTACACAACGAACATGCTGTAGATGCATTTCCTCATCATAGATACCACTATGGAGGAGCTGCCTTTCCTACAGGCCCAATTGCATTACCATTAGTCAG TAATGCTGTTACTGCATTTGCTGCCACATCACCTGCACCAGCCAATCCATTGTTATCGCTGTCCGTAGGAAATCCATATGGAGCCCATTTCCCTCAGCCTGGACGTGCCGTTTGTGCTGCACCTCCAGCTGCATGTGATAAGACGACATATCGTAGTTTAGATGGTTCCTGTAATCATATGGATCGTACTCAATTGGGAATGGCAAATACGCGTTATGCTCGTCTTTTACCACCCCGTTATGGTGATGGGGTATCATCACCCACTGAGTCAGTAACAGGACAAGAATTGCCTAGTGCCCGTTTAGTTTCGACAATGGTATTTGGAGAAATGGATGCACCTGATCCACAATTTACTTTAATGAATATGCAATGGGGTCAAATGGTGACACACGACATGTCTATGCAAGCTGGTGGCACACAATCGA aaaAACATCCCACACGTTGTTGTACAGACGAAGGTCGTTTAGTGGGCACAGATACAGCCCACAAGACGTGTTTCGCCATTTTAATCCCACCCCATGATCCAGCCTTTTCTCAGGTTGGCGTCGAATGTATGAATTTTGTACGTACCCTCACCGATATAGATGCCATGTGTCCCGATAATGCTGGCGGACCAGCCCAACAGCTAAGCGCTGTTACAGCTTACATGGATTTATCTCTAGTCTATGGCAATTCCATACAACAAAATAGCCAAATTCGTGCATTCAGCGGTGGTCGTATGATTGTGGAGCAACGCAATGGAGCCGATTGGTTACCGGCATCGCAAAATGCCACCGGCGATTGTGACCTTGTCGAACAGAATGAAATCTGCTATGCAGCCGGTGATATTCGTGTAAATCAAAATCCTGGTCTCACTATTCtgcatacaattttgattaaagAACATAATCGCATTGCCGATCACCTGGCTGCACTTAATCCTCATTTCGATGATCGTACTCTATTCCAGGAAGCACGTAAAATTAACATTGCCCAATTCCAACACATTACCTATTACGAATGGTTACCGATCTTTTTGGGTATGGAGAATATGTTGAAGAATCGTTTAATCTATAGTGTTCCAGTAAATGCTCCAGTTAACGACTTTGATCCCAGTATTGATCCATCTGTGATTAATTCTCATGCTACAGCAGCATTCAGATATTTCCACTCTCAAATTGAAGGACGATTAGA TTTATTATCAGAACTTCGATCTGTTGAAGGCTCTTTGCGTCTCAGCGACTGGTTCAATCGTCCCGGCATCATTGAAGCTGGCGACAACTTTGATTCGCTAACACGTGGTCATGCCACTCAACCAGAAGAATTAACCGACATTAACTTCGACAGAGAG ATTAAACACTTTTTGTTCAGACGTAATATGCCATTTGGTATGGATTTGAGGGCTATTGATATACAACGTAATCGTGACCATGGTTTGGCCTCCTACAATGATTTCAGAGAGTTTTGCGGTTTAAGACGGGCTCAACGTTGGGAGGACTATGCTGACCTAATTGATGCCCAG GTCATTGAAAATCTACGAAGTCTATATCCCAGTCACGAAGATGTTGAATTAACTGTGGGCGGTTCACTTGAGTCTCATGTTGCTGGCTCTTTGGCTGGCCCCACCTTCTTATGTATTTTAACCGAACAATTCTATCGTACTCGTGTCGGTGATCGATTCTTCTTTGAGAATGGTGAAAAATACGTCGGATTCACTCCAG ATCAATTGGTGGAACTTCGCAAAGCCAGTATAGCTCGTCTATTATGTGACAATGGTATTAAAATACAATCCATGCAACCCAAGGCCTTCCTACGTGTATCACAATC caatGCTGTTGTCTCATGCTCTGATATTCCACAAGTTGATTTGACCAAATGGATCGACAAGAAACCGCTATTACAATACGGAAAATAG